ATGACCCCCTTTGGATACGCCCTTGGTGCTTCTTGCACACTTCTGTTTGTTGCTACTGTATTGAAACAAAGTACGATCATCTTGGTTTGATTTGGGTGTGGTGTTAATGAAGTCAGCCGGCCGCCTCACCCGAGGAATATTCGAGGGCTAACAAGGAGTTTCACAAGCTGGAGAGCACCATGGAACTAATCAAGGAGCTGCAGTCAAAGCAGAAGGTGACAATCTCATTATCTTGTATGTTCTTTAACCTATCGTATGAAAGATTTTCAGTAGGCTCTTCATTGTTTGTAGGAAATTGAGGGTTTGAAATCGTTGGTGACAAACTCTGTCGAAGAGAAAGACATGCGTGAAATGGCTGCCGAGGAGCTCCTTGAGGCCATTGAGGAGGAGAAACAACTGCAGCATGGGTTGTTCAGAACGCTTCTTCCAAAAGATGAAGCTGATGAGAGGGACTGTATATTGGAAGTGCGAGCAGGTCAGACAGACTGTCCCATTTTCATCCATTAACATAATCCGTCCTTTTATCTGGCTGCTTCTGCTTTCGTTTTACTGCATCAGGATTTGTTGATGATGATATACTGTTGCAGGAACTGGAGGAGAAGAGGCTTCTTTGTTTGCTATGGATATATTCAAAATGTCTGGTGGATATTCATGTTTCTCTGGAGCAAATGTCTGTGATCGCTGGTCTGTGGTATTAACTAACTTGATTCTTTGATGTTATAGGTATGAGAAGTATTCCCAAAAGAATGGATGGAAATTTGATGTTCTTGACTTAATGGAGTCTGTTTCAAAAGGGTACAAGGTACGAATTTCTCGGTAGTTCCCTGTTATAAAATGCTCGTGGTTTATCATTGTAGCATAACTGTTGTTGTAATACAGATCTCCCCTTTAAGTCCTaacttgcatttttctgtCTATACAAAGGAAGCTAGCGGGACTATATCAGGCCCTGGGGCATACGGGAAACTTAAGTTTGAGAGTGGTGTTCATAGAGTTCAGGTATGATAACAAGTCATTTTCCGGATATCTATCACATTGCCCGTACTTTCCCTTTCAGTTTTTTACTAAACCCATTCCATGGCAGCGAGTCCCGGTAACTGAGAAATCTGGACGTGTGCATACTAGTGCTGTGTCAGTTGCTGTTCTTCCTCAAGCCGATGAGGTCGGAATTGGATATATCATTTTGattgctcttttttttcatctctACATTTATGGCATGACTAGTAGTTCTAAAAAAGGGTTCTGCAAGTGCAGGTTGATGTCCAACTTCGTAATGAGGACTTGAGAATTGATACCTATAGATCAGGTGGATCTGGTGGTCAGTCTGTCAATACGACTGATAGTGCTGTTAGGATAACTCATGTTCCAACTGGAACAGTGGTTGCAATACAAGATGAGAGATCGCAGCATCAGGTTGCAATACACTCTGATTTATTGCCTTTGTTGTAGGATTTCCTTTGAAATCAGAAAATTTATGCTTTAGATGACTCAGTTCTGTATTTTTATTAATGTATTGCCATGGCATTCATTTGTATTTTGTCTGATCTTTATTCACTCAATTCAATAGTTGTTGCCTTTATTTCCAGCAACCCGAGTCCACATCTCATGCTCATCTAGATAAATGAGTCTATGCCATTAATGTTATATTTACCTCTGTATAGAACAAGGCCAAGGCTCTCAAAGTTCTCCGGGCAAGATTATATGAAATGGAAAGGCATAGACTCCACGCTGACCGGTCAAAGCTCCGATCAGAGCAGGTACCCCACTATTTAATTTGCGTATCACATATTATTAATGTGATGATGGGATCTCTAAGCCCTAACTTGCTTGTAGATTGGAAGTGGTGACAGGTCCGAGCGTATCCGGACATACAACTTTCCACAAGGACGTGTCACTGATCACCGTGTCGGGATCACACACCACTCCATAGAGGACGTTATGGAGGGGGAGAGCCTGGACGTATTCATCGACgcactgctgctgcaagaAGAGATGGATGCAATTGCTTCATTTACATCCTAAGCCCTAATTTTGTGGATTGCTGGAGCAGCAAACCACGTCATACACACAGAATAAACCACTGTGAAGACAGGAAACTTTGGGATCCAATGcccattatttatttttcctgttCTTGAGTTCAAAAGTTTTTCTGATCATAGTCATCTAGGGTTATGGTTGGTCAGTTGTAAGATCATTGATGTGTTGCCATTGTTCTGAAACCAGCCATGGTTATGATaaattacatttttctttgtatTTGTTTCCTCATGCCCA
The Brachypodium distachyon strain Bd21 chromosome 2, Brachypodium_distachyon_v3.0, whole genome shotgun sequence genome window above contains:
- the LOC100841223 gene encoding uncharacterized protein LOC100841223 isoform X1, yielding MQHQIRRCGGVAFAALRRVGHFPAAAAAAAATPAAWRRLTSPRLYSTADTSQQLPANLVQIMEQRMKLIEQRSAYLQEQINQPAASPEEYSRANKEFHKLESTMELIKELQSKQKEIEGLKSLVTNSVEEKDMREMAAEELLEAIEEEKQLQHGLFRTLLPKDEADERDCILEVRAGTGGEEASLFAMDIFKMYEKYSQKNGWKFDVLDLMESVSKGYKEASGTISGPGAYGKLKFESGVHRVQRVPVTEKSGRVHTSAVSVAVLPQADEVDVQLRNEDLRIDTYRSGGSGGQSVNTTDSAVRITHVPTGTVVAIQDERSQHQNKAKALKVLRARLYEMERHRLHADRSKLRSEQIGSGDRSERIRTYNFPQGRVTDHRVGITHHSIEDVMEGESLDVFIDALLLQEEMDAIASFTS
- the LOC100841223 gene encoding uncharacterized protein LOC100841223 isoform X2 translates to MELIKELQSKQKEIEGLKSLVTNSVEEKDMREMAAEELLEAIEEEKQLQHGLFRTLLPKDEADERDCILEVRAGTGGEEASLFAMDIFKMYEKYSQKNGWKFDVLDLMESVSKGYKEASGTISGPGAYGKLKFESGVHRVQRVPVTEKSGRVHTSAVSVAVLPQADEVDVQLRNEDLRIDTYRSGGSGGQSVNTTDSAVRITHVPTGTVVAIQDERSQHQNKAKALKVLRARLYEMERHRLHADRSKLRSEQIGSGDRSERIRTYNFPQGRVTDHRVGITHHSIEDVMEGESLDVFIDALLLQEEMDAIASFTS